From Leifsonia sp. fls2-241-R2A-40a, one genomic window encodes:
- a CDS encoding NlpC/P60 family protein — translation MANENEKTSRVRPGLAIGAGVMGAVTASIGIVAPAQAVDYPSWNDVQQAKNNVANQQAMIDNITALIGNLQSNVDASRVASEKAAEAYFQAKDALQAATEKATDLQKQASSAASKAKTSKMRAGLLASHLAKSGGGDVTTDLMLKGGGSGSAADKLLFQLGTMSKLTEQSKAVYDQATKDKNTADALTAQAKVAKTERESLAAEADKALSAAKAAQAQAQAALATQQQKSTELVAQLATLKNTSAQTEAAYLQGEQIRAQQEAARKAAEAAAAAAAAAAAAANHPPASSGGSGGGGGGSAPAGGGGGAAPAAPAAPAAPNGNVVDTAIAYARAQLGKPYIFGGEGPTGYDCSGLTMKAYAYAGVYIGSHSVNNQYYTAANRGQLVSYGAKQAGDLIFWGDGPGDFYHVGIYIGGGMMIAAPTEGDVVKVQSVWGSPWGVVARPSA, via the coding sequence TTGGCTAACGAGAACGAGAAGACGAGCCGCGTCCGCCCGGGCCTCGCCATCGGGGCGGGCGTCATGGGAGCGGTCACCGCATCCATCGGCATCGTCGCCCCCGCGCAGGCGGTCGACTACCCGTCGTGGAACGACGTGCAGCAGGCGAAGAACAATGTCGCCAACCAGCAGGCGATGATCGACAACATCACCGCGCTCATCGGCAACCTGCAGTCGAACGTGGATGCGTCCCGCGTCGCCTCCGAGAAGGCGGCCGAGGCCTACTTCCAGGCGAAGGATGCGCTCCAGGCGGCGACCGAGAAGGCCACCGACCTGCAGAAGCAGGCGAGCTCCGCCGCGAGCAAGGCGAAGACGTCGAAGATGCGTGCAGGGCTCTTGGCCTCGCACCTGGCCAAGTCGGGTGGCGGCGACGTCACCACCGACCTGATGCTGAAGGGCGGCGGCTCCGGTTCTGCGGCGGACAAGCTCCTGTTCCAGCTGGGCACCATGAGCAAGCTGACCGAGCAGTCGAAGGCGGTGTACGACCAGGCCACCAAGGACAAGAACACGGCCGACGCGCTCACCGCCCAGGCCAAGGTCGCAAAGACCGAGCGTGAGTCGCTCGCCGCCGAGGCCGACAAGGCGCTCTCGGCCGCGAAGGCGGCCCAGGCGCAGGCGCAGGCCGCCCTCGCGACGCAGCAGCAGAAGTCCACCGAGCTCGTCGCGCAGCTCGCGACGCTGAAGAACACGTCGGCCCAGACCGAGGCCGCCTACCTTCAGGGCGAGCAGATCAGGGCTCAGCAGGAGGCGGCGCGCAAGGCGGCCGAGGCGGCTGCTGCCGCGGCGGCCGCAGCAGCGGCTGCCGCCAACCACCCGCCCGCGTCGTCCGGCGGTTCCGGCGGCGGCGGTGGAGGCTCCGCTCCCGCAGGCGGCGGCGGAGGCGCGGCCCCGGCCGCTCCTGCCGCCCCGGCCGCACCGAACGGCAACGTGGTCGACACTGCGATCGCCTACGCCCGGGCCCAGCTGGGCAAGCCGTACATCTTCGGCGGCGAAGGCCCCACCGGGTACGACTGCTCGGGCCTCACCATGAAGGCGTACGCCTACGCGGGCGTCTACATCGGCTCGCACTCCGTGAACAACCAGTACTACACGGCGGCGAACCGCGGTCAGCTGGTGTCGTACGGCGCCAAGCAGGCCGGCGACCTGATCTTCTGGGGCGACGGTCCCGGCGACTTCTACCACGTCGGTATCTACATCGGAGGCGGCATGATGATCGCGGCCCCGACCGAGGGCGACGTCGTCAAGGTCCAGTCCGTCTGGGGAAGCCCCTGGGGCGTCGTCGCCCGCCCGAGCGCCTGA
- a CDS encoding inorganic diphosphatase produces the protein MAEYDVVIEIPKGSRNKYEVDHETGRVYLDRVLFTSFVYPTDYGFFENTLGDDGDPLDALVLLEYPLFPGVGVKVRPVGVLNMSDEAGGDAKVIAVPYKDPRWLHIQDVDDIPEQTRKEIEHFFARYKDLEPGKFVNIEGWGDAAEADGLIQKAIAKLAESH, from the coding sequence ATGGCCGAATACGACGTCGTCATCGAGATCCCCAAGGGGAGCCGCAACAAGTACGAGGTGGACCACGAGACGGGTCGTGTGTACCTCGACCGCGTGCTGTTCACGAGCTTCGTGTACCCGACCGACTACGGCTTCTTCGAGAACACGCTGGGCGACGACGGCGACCCGCTGGACGCGCTGGTGCTGCTCGAGTACCCGCTGTTCCCGGGCGTCGGCGTCAAGGTCCGCCCCGTCGGCGTGCTCAACATGAGCGACGAGGCCGGTGGCGACGCCAAGGTCATCGCGGTGCCGTACAAGGACCCGCGCTGGCTGCACATCCAGGACGTCGACGACATCCCGGAGCAGACCCGCAAGGAGATCGAGCACTTCTTCGCCCGCTACAAGGACCTCGAGCCGGGCAAGTTCGTCAACATCGAGGGCTGGGGCGATGCGGCCGAGGCCGACGGCCTCATCCAGAAGGCCATCGCCAAGCTCGCCGAGTCGCACTAA
- the tilS gene encoding tRNA lysidine(34) synthetase TilS, with amino-acid sequence MHLDGSEAGQASPGPERRPRLTPPIADARRAVRSALSSAATLPAVDPHDDHGPARPAPLTPGALVIVGLSGGADSLALAAATAFEAPRTGFRAGAIVVDHGLQPGSDAVAARAAEQAAALGLYPVLVDRVDVSSEGGPEAAARAARHAAFDRALAATGAERILLAHTLDDQAETVLLGLARGSGPSSLQGMLPDTGRLLRPFLGLRRAQTRAFCVDSRLDPWDDPHNDDPSYTRVRVRTAVLPVLEREFGPGVAEALARTAEQLREDDEALDGLALEWAQELVSQADDGSVALDVRGLAADPAALRQRIIRLVVSAEFGISLTRTHTLAVAALITDWHGQGPLDLPGVRVVRQNGLLSFHPTT; translated from the coding sequence ATGCACCTCGACGGATCGGAGGCCGGCCAGGCCTCGCCCGGCCCGGAGCGCCGCCCGCGCCTCACCCCGCCGATCGCCGACGCGAGGCGGGCCGTCCGTTCGGCCCTGTCCTCCGCGGCCACTCTCCCCGCGGTCGATCCGCACGACGACCACGGGCCCGCGCGGCCCGCACCGCTCACCCCGGGCGCGCTCGTCATCGTGGGCCTGAGCGGGGGAGCCGACTCGCTCGCCCTCGCCGCGGCCACGGCCTTCGAGGCTCCGCGCACCGGGTTCCGTGCCGGCGCGATCGTGGTCGATCACGGCCTCCAGCCCGGCTCCGACGCCGTCGCCGCGCGCGCCGCCGAACAGGCGGCCGCCCTCGGGCTCTACCCCGTGCTCGTCGACCGCGTCGACGTCTCGTCGGAGGGAGGGCCGGAGGCAGCGGCCCGCGCCGCCCGGCACGCCGCCTTCGACCGCGCCCTGGCCGCGACCGGCGCCGAGCGCATCCTGCTCGCCCACACCCTCGACGACCAGGCGGAGACCGTGCTCCTGGGCCTCGCCCGAGGATCGGGACCGTCGAGCCTGCAGGGGATGCTGCCCGACACCGGCCGGCTGCTGCGGCCCTTCCTCGGACTCCGGCGCGCGCAGACCCGGGCGTTCTGTGTCGACAGCCGCCTCGATCCGTGGGACGACCCGCACAACGACGACCCCTCTTACACGCGCGTGCGCGTGAGGACGGCGGTGCTCCCGGTTCTCGAACGCGAGTTCGGGCCCGGCGTCGCCGAAGCGCTCGCACGCACGGCCGAACAGCTGCGCGAGGACGACGAGGCCCTCGACGGTCTCGCCCTCGAGTGGGCCCAGGAGCTGGTCAGCCAGGCCGACGACGGATCGGTCGCCCTGGACGTCCGCGGACTCGCCGCCGACCCGGCGGCTCTGCGCCAGCGGATCATCCGCCTGGTGGTCTCCGCGGAGTTCGGGATCTCCCTCACGCGCACCCACACGCTGGCCGTCGCCGCCCTCATCACGGACTGGCACGGGCAGGGGCCGCTCGACCTGCCAGGCGTTAGAGTGGTCAGGCAGAACGGCCTGCTCTCGTTTCACCCCACCACGTAA
- the hpt gene encoding hypoxanthine phosphoribosyltransferase: MELTDVQNDLTEILITEEQIRSRIAELAREVERDYAGKDVLLIGVLKGAVMVMADLSRELRIPVTMDWMAVSSYGSGTQSSGVVRILKDLDTDLSGKTVLIVEDIIDSGLTLSWLLSNLRSRGPESIEIFTLLRKPEAARVEIDVTYVGFDIPNQFVVGYGLDYDERYRTLRGVGILAPAVYS, encoded by the coding sequence ATGGAACTCACGGACGTTCAGAACGACCTGACCGAGATTCTGATCACCGAGGAGCAGATCCGCTCCCGCATCGCCGAACTCGCCCGGGAGGTGGAGCGGGACTACGCCGGCAAGGATGTGCTGCTGATCGGCGTCCTCAAGGGTGCCGTGATGGTGATGGCCGATCTGTCGCGCGAGCTGCGCATCCCGGTCACCATGGACTGGATGGCCGTCAGCTCCTACGGCAGCGGAACGCAGTCGAGCGGGGTAGTCCGCATCCTGAAGGACCTGGACACCGACCTCAGCGGCAAGACCGTCCTCATCGTCGAGGACATCATCGACTCGGGCCTGACGCTGTCGTGGCTGCTGTCGAACCTGCGCAGCCGTGGTCCGGAGTCGATCGAGATCTTCACCCTGCTGCGCAAGCCCGAGGCGGCTCGGGTCGAGATCGACGTCACCTACGTCGGATTCGACATCCCGAACCAGTTCGTCGTCGGCTACGGCCTCGACTACGACGAGCGGTATCGCACGCTCCGCGGAGTCGGCATCCTGGCGCCCGCCGTCTACAGCTGA
- the ftsH gene encoding ATP-dependent zinc metalloprotease FtsH, whose translation MNVKKIFRGPILYVVLAIVAVWIGSSLITMSGFKSVSTQKGMEYLSQDKVSSAKIVDGENRVDLTLKEPDGNLGNQVQFYYVTPRGQDVVKAVDDANLPKGYDDEVPQPNWFVNILGFLIPALLIGVFFWIMISGMQGGGNKVMQFGKSRAKLVTKETPKVTFDDVAGSDEAIEELQEIKDFLKEPAKFQAVGARIPKGVLLYGPPGTGKTLLARAVAGEAGVPFYSISGSDFVEMFVGVGASRVRDLFQQAKENSPAIIFIDEIDAVGRHRGAGLGGGHDEREQTLNQLLVEMDGFDPKTNVILIAATNRPDILDPALLRPGRFDRQIGVDAPDMLGRKKILEVHGRGKPLAGSVDLEVLARKTPGFTGADLANVLNEAALLTARSNAQLIDNRALDEAVDRVIAGPQKRTRVMKDQEKLITAYHEGGHALAAAAMRHTDPVTKITILPRGRALGYTMVLPLEDKYSVTRNELLDQLAYAMGGRVAEEIVFHDPTTGASNDIEKATSIARKMVTEYGMSSDIGSVKLGQANGEMFLGRDMGHQRDYSERIAERVDAEVRELIEKAHDEAWEVLNENRATLDRLAASLLEHETLDHNQIAEIFADVKKLPERPQWLSSDKRPISDVPPIPFPKAPIDAGAVDGGVDSEPPAAKPKRAPAIKPRPATA comes from the coding sequence ATGAACGTCAAGAAGATCTTCCGCGGCCCGATCCTGTACGTCGTGCTCGCGATCGTCGCGGTATGGATCGGCTCCAGCCTGATCACCATGTCGGGGTTCAAGAGCGTCTCCACCCAGAAGGGCATGGAGTACCTCTCCCAGGACAAGGTGTCGAGCGCCAAGATCGTCGACGGTGAGAACCGTGTCGATCTGACGCTGAAGGAGCCGGACGGCAACCTCGGCAACCAGGTGCAGTTCTACTACGTGACCCCGCGTGGCCAGGATGTGGTGAAGGCTGTCGACGACGCCAACCTTCCCAAGGGCTACGACGACGAGGTTCCCCAGCCGAACTGGTTCGTCAACATCCTCGGCTTCCTCATCCCGGCACTGCTGATCGGCGTGTTCTTCTGGATCATGATCTCCGGCATGCAGGGCGGCGGGAACAAGGTCATGCAGTTCGGCAAGTCGCGGGCCAAGCTCGTCACCAAGGAGACGCCGAAGGTCACCTTCGACGACGTCGCCGGGTCGGACGAGGCCATCGAGGAGCTGCAGGAGATCAAGGACTTCCTGAAGGAGCCGGCCAAGTTCCAGGCGGTCGGCGCCCGTATCCCGAAGGGCGTGCTGCTGTACGGCCCTCCCGGAACGGGCAAGACGCTGCTGGCCCGCGCCGTCGCGGGTGAGGCGGGCGTGCCGTTCTACTCGATCTCGGGCTCCGACTTCGTCGAGATGTTCGTCGGCGTCGGCGCAAGCCGTGTCCGCGACCTGTTCCAGCAGGCGAAGGAGAACTCGCCGGCCATCATCTTCATCGACGAGATCGACGCGGTGGGCCGCCACCGTGGCGCCGGCCTCGGCGGCGGGCACGACGAGCGCGAGCAGACGCTGAACCAGCTCCTCGTGGAGATGGACGGCTTCGACCCGAAGACCAACGTCATCCTGATCGCGGCGACCAACCGACCCGACATCCTCGACCCCGCGCTGCTGCGCCCGGGCCGCTTCGACCGGCAGATCGGCGTGGATGCGCCCGACATGCTCGGCCGCAAGAAGATCCTCGAAGTGCACGGCCGCGGCAAGCCGCTGGCGGGCTCCGTCGACCTCGAGGTGCTGGCGCGCAAGACCCCGGGCTTCACCGGTGCCGACCTCGCCAACGTCCTCAACGAAGCCGCACTGCTGACCGCTCGCTCCAACGCGCAGCTGATCGACAACCGCGCGCTCGACGAGGCGGTGGACCGCGTCATCGCCGGTCCGCAGAAGCGCACCCGGGTCATGAAGGACCAGGAGAAGCTGATCACGGCGTACCACGAGGGCGGCCACGCTCTCGCCGCCGCGGCCATGCGCCACACCGACCCGGTGACGAAGATCACCATCCTTCCGCGCGGTCGCGCCCTCGGCTACACGATGGTGCTGCCGCTGGAAGACAAATACTCCGTCACCCGCAACGAACTGCTCGACCAGCTCGCGTACGCCATGGGCGGCCGCGTCGCCGAGGAGATCGTGTTCCACGACCCCACCACCGGCGCCTCGAACGACATCGAGAAGGCGACCTCCATCGCCCGCAAGATGGTCACCGAGTACGGCATGAGCTCCGACATCGGGTCGGTCAAGCTCGGCCAGGCGAACGGCGAGATGTTCCTCGGCCGCGACATGGGTCACCAGCGCGACTACTCCGAGCGGATCGCCGAGCGCGTCGACGCCGAGGTGCGCGAGCTCATCGAGAAGGCGCACGACGAGGCGTGGGAGGTGCTCAACGAGAACCGGGCGACCCTCGACCGTCTCGCCGCATCCCTGCTCGAGCACGAGACGCTCGACCACAACCAGATCGCGGAGATCTTCGCCGACGTGAAGAAGCTCCCGGAGCGCCCGCAGTGGCTCTCCAGCGACAAGCGTCCCATCTCGGATGTTCCGCCCATCCCGTTCCCGAAGGCCCCGATCGACGCGGGCGCCGTGGACGGCGGGGTCGACTCCGAGCCGCCGGCGGCGAAGCCGAAGCGCGCACCCGCCATCAAGCCCCGACCGGCCACCGCTTAG
- the folE gene encoding GTP cyclohydrolase I FolE: protein MTEIDRPRIEAAVAEILAAIGEDPARPGLQGTPSHVADAYAEFFSGLGRDAAEDLGEPVPLEEGRTAETVIVRDIEFRSVCEHHLLPFLGVAHVAYLPGEKVVGLGRIPRVIETLSARPQIQERLTEQIADTIESGAQARGVLVVLDAVHACVTTRGARQTSSTTVTMAARGAYTDPTVRAELIALIGRGTE, encoded by the coding sequence ATGACCGAAATCGATCGTCCGCGCATCGAAGCGGCCGTCGCCGAGATCCTCGCCGCCATCGGCGAGGATCCGGCGCGTCCGGGCCTGCAGGGCACGCCCTCGCACGTGGCGGATGCCTACGCCGAGTTCTTCTCGGGGCTCGGCCGTGACGCCGCCGAGGACCTCGGCGAGCCGGTGCCGCTCGAAGAGGGCCGCACCGCGGAGACCGTCATCGTGCGCGACATCGAGTTCCGCTCGGTGTGCGAGCACCACCTCCTCCCGTTCCTGGGCGTCGCCCACGTGGCGTACCTGCCGGGAGAGAAGGTCGTCGGTCTCGGCCGCATCCCGCGGGTCATCGAGACGCTGTCGGCTCGCCCGCAGATCCAGGAGAGGCTGACCGAGCAGATCGCGGACACGATCGAGAGCGGCGCCCAGGCGCGTGGCGTCCTCGTCGTGCTGGACGCGGTCCACGCGTGCGTCACCACCCGCGGCGCGCGGCAGACTTCGAGCACCACGGTGACCATGGCCGCGCGCGGCGCCTACACCGACCCCACCGTCCGGGCGGAACTCATCGCCCTGATCGGACGCGGCACCGAGTGA
- the folP gene encoding dihydropteroate synthase, which produces MTLIMGVLNVTPDSFSDGGLWLEPDAAIAHGLDLVAQGADLVDVGGESTRPGAIRVDPAEEQSRVVPVIRELAANGVTVSVDTLNASTARAAVEAGAAIINDVSGGLADARMPEVVLETDAQYVVMHWRGRLDAADSRAVYTHTVAEVRAELSARVTDLLQRGVDPAKLILDPGLGFSKNGHHNWQVLAGLHEIETLGYPVLIGASRKRFLGALLPDGAPAEDRDAPTAVISALAAQAGAWAVRVHDVPSTRIALDVVRAWQAGRDE; this is translated from the coding sequence GTGACCCTCATCATGGGCGTCCTCAATGTGACGCCGGACTCGTTCAGCGACGGCGGGCTCTGGCTGGAGCCGGACGCCGCCATCGCGCACGGGCTCGACCTGGTCGCCCAGGGCGCGGACCTGGTGGATGTGGGGGGCGAGTCCACGCGCCCGGGCGCGATCCGCGTCGATCCCGCCGAGGAGCAGAGCCGCGTCGTCCCGGTCATCCGCGAACTCGCGGCGAACGGCGTGACGGTCAGCGTCGACACGCTGAACGCATCGACCGCGCGTGCTGCCGTCGAGGCCGGCGCGGCGATCATCAACGACGTCTCCGGCGGACTGGCGGATGCGCGGATGCCCGAGGTCGTCCTCGAGACGGACGCGCAGTACGTCGTCATGCACTGGCGGGGGCGACTCGACGCGGCCGACTCGCGCGCGGTCTACACCCACACGGTCGCGGAGGTGCGCGCCGAGCTGTCCGCTCGCGTGACCGACCTGCTGCAGCGCGGCGTCGACCCGGCAAAGCTCATCCTCGACCCGGGGCTCGGATTCTCGAAGAACGGGCACCACAACTGGCAGGTGCTCGCCGGGCTGCACGAGATCGAGACGCTCGGCTATCCGGTGCTGATCGGCGCCTCCCGCAAACGGTTCCTGGGCGCCCTGCTGCCGGACGGCGCACCGGCGGAGGACCGCGACGCCCCGACCGCCGTCATCTCCGCCCTGGCCGCACAGGCGGGGGCGTGGGCCGTCCGCGTGCACGACGTGCCGTCGACCCGGATCGCCCTCGACGTGGTGCGGGCGTGGCAAGCTGGACGCGATGAGTAG
- the folB gene encoding dihydroneopterin aldolase produces MSSIQSRPADSIVLTGLRVRANHGVFDFERAEGQDFVVDVTAWLDLSAASANDELAATVHYGELAEEVVAAVERDPVDLIETVAERVAVTALAHQQVEVVEVTVHKPQAPISVPFGDVAVRITRGRA; encoded by the coding sequence ATGAGTAGCATCCAGTCGCGGCCGGCCGATTCGATCGTGCTGACCGGCCTGCGCGTCCGGGCCAATCACGGCGTCTTCGACTTCGAGCGCGCCGAGGGGCAGGACTTCGTCGTCGACGTGACGGCGTGGCTGGACCTCTCCGCCGCCTCCGCGAACGACGAGCTGGCGGCGACGGTCCACTACGGCGAGCTGGCCGAGGAGGTGGTGGCCGCGGTCGAGCGCGACCCGGTCGACCTCATCGAGACGGTCGCCGAGCGGGTCGCCGTGACGGCGCTCGCGCATCAGCAGGTCGAGGTGGTGGAGGTCACGGTGCACAAGCCGCAGGCGCCGATCAGCGTGCCGTTCGGCGACGTCGCCGTCCGCATCACGCGGGGTCGCGCATGA
- the folK gene encoding 2-amino-4-hydroxy-6-hydroxymethyldihydropteridine diphosphokinase, translating to MNAAPLGKPVRMRVGSPAVLAFGSNLGDRAGTIRAAVDALNAEAGVDVRAVSRLYETPALKPKGIDGDAPAYLNAVALIHTLLDPLPLLELVNAIEDGLGRVREERWGDRTIDIDIVDYGGIVSDDDPRIVLPHPRAHERAFVLVPWLDVDPGAQLPGFGPVAELAARAIDPVRLWEERP from the coding sequence ATGAACGCCGCTCCGCTCGGCAAGCCCGTCCGCATGCGCGTGGGCTCGCCCGCGGTGCTCGCCTTCGGGAGCAACCTCGGCGACCGAGCCGGCACCATCCGCGCCGCCGTCGACGCGCTCAACGCCGAGGCGGGCGTCGATGTGCGCGCCGTCTCGCGCCTGTACGAGACGCCGGCGCTGAAGCCGAAGGGTATCGACGGCGACGCCCCGGCCTACCTCAACGCAGTGGCGCTCATCCACACGCTGCTCGACCCACTGCCGCTCCTGGAGCTGGTCAACGCCATCGAGGACGGCCTCGGCCGCGTCCGCGAGGAGCGCTGGGGCGACCGAACGATCGATATCGACATCGTCGACTACGGCGGCATCGTCTCGGACGACGACCCGCGCATCGTTCTGCCGCATCCGCGCGCGCACGAGCGCGCGTTCGTCCTGGTGCCGTGGCTCGACGTCGACCCGGGCGCTCAGCTCCCCGGCTTCGGGCCGGTCGCCGAGCTCGCCGCACGGGCGATCGACCCGGTCCGGCTGTGGGAGGAGCGCCCGTGA
- a CDS encoding DUF3180 domain-containing protein has product MKRTRASSLIGLGVAGLVVGFLAELALSGTGQTVFIPPLTLPITLFAVAVIVVAFALPIRRAVRGNTVRRIDPFQATRIVVLAKACALSGALLTGMGVGVGAYLLSRDVLPGGNAILLTALATAGAVILLIAGLVAELFCTLPPGDDDERTESVHAGTD; this is encoded by the coding sequence GTGAAGCGCACGCGCGCGAGCTCGCTCATCGGTCTGGGGGTCGCCGGGCTCGTCGTCGGCTTCCTGGCCGAACTCGCTCTGTCCGGGACCGGTCAGACCGTGTTCATCCCGCCGCTCACCCTCCCGATCACGCTGTTCGCCGTGGCGGTCATCGTCGTGGCGTTCGCCCTGCCGATCCGCCGCGCCGTCCGCGGGAACACCGTCCGCCGCATCGACCCGTTCCAGGCGACGCGCATCGTCGTGCTCGCCAAGGCGTGCGCGCTGAGCGGCGCGCTGCTCACGGGGATGGGCGTCGGCGTGGGTGCGTACCTGCTCTCGCGCGACGTGCTCCCGGGCGGGAACGCCATCCTGCTCACCGCTCTCGCGACCGCCGGCGCGGTCATTCTGCTGATCGCGGGACTCGTGGCGGAGCTGTTCTGCACCCTGCCCCCGGGCGACGACGACGAGCGCACGGAGAGCGTCCATGCCGGAACGGATTGA
- a CDS encoding PH domain-containing protein, giving the protein MPERIDLTVGDWHRVSPKYVLVVIASTVITGLVLSAASLFLWLVGGWPFGWIALAAVVVITVIALIIAPRRARSIGYRLRDDDLLFRRGIMFQRFVSVPYGRMQLIDINRGPVSRMLGLADLKFVTAAASTGVMVPGLPEPQAADLRDRLVELAESRRAGL; this is encoded by the coding sequence ATGCCGGAACGGATTGACCTCACCGTCGGGGACTGGCACCGGGTCTCGCCGAAGTACGTCCTCGTCGTCATCGCCAGCACCGTGATCACCGGACTGGTGCTGTCGGCGGCGTCCCTCTTCCTCTGGCTGGTCGGGGGATGGCCGTTCGGCTGGATCGCCCTCGCGGCCGTCGTCGTGATCACCGTCATCGCGCTCATCATCGCGCCCCGGCGCGCACGCTCGATCGGGTACCGCCTGCGCGATGACGACCTGCTGTTCCGCCGCGGGATCATGTTCCAGCGCTTCGTCTCGGTGCCCTACGGCCGAATGCAGCTGATCGACATCAACCGCGGCCCGGTCAGCCGGATGCTGGGGCTCGCCGACCTCAAGTTCGTGACCGCTGCCGCGTCCACCGGGGTGATGGTGCCCGGCCTGCCCGAGCCGCAGGCCGCGGACCTGCGCGACCGGCTGGTCGAGTTGGCGGAGAGCAGACGGGCGGGACTGTGA
- a CDS encoding PH domain-containing protein — MSTPSGRLPTGAPLTPAERAAERYTDGEWHRLHPATPLLRGGIVFIALFGFVLSNLRERLISFFVGAPNYGGDPLDAIYDHGWEGWALLGVAVVLLLCFGAFYLSWRMHSFRITGDAVEVRSGILFRTQRKARLDRIQGINVVRPLIARIFGAAKLDISVAGHDANVQLAYLGSSLADGLRADVLRLASGVRAAEAAEAEAAVAGTGADGAGPSRAAAVGDLVGRRVNEFLAPELDPNAAPPESVVKIPPLRLLGSLLLSGFTVFVVVVVAILIWGASSGAFWLLIVVLPGLLGSASFYINRFTKSLRYSIAGTADGVRVGFGLLSTSNETLPPGRIHAVEVLQPLLWRPFGWWQIRIDTAGHSREKGAAGQPNTTMLPVGDARDVSRVLSLVLPGFATDEHRGLIEAGMSSRGRDEFTGSPRRAAWIRPLSWQRTGFRLVDDAILLRRGIVWRSLAIVPLARLQSLELEQGPLDAALALAGARFHTVSGPVRPRLAAIDAPTGVRLFEEVSARAVAASAADRSHRWGRTTPDPAPRPEETP; from the coding sequence GTGAGCACGCCGAGCGGCCGGCTGCCGACGGGGGCGCCCCTGACGCCCGCGGAGCGCGCGGCCGAGCGGTACACCGACGGCGAGTGGCACCGACTGCACCCGGCGACGCCGCTGCTGCGCGGCGGGATCGTCTTCATCGCTCTCTTCGGTTTCGTGCTGTCCAACCTGCGCGAGCGGCTGATCAGCTTCTTCGTCGGCGCACCGAATTACGGCGGCGACCCGCTCGACGCGATCTACGACCACGGCTGGGAGGGCTGGGCCCTGCTCGGCGTCGCCGTCGTGCTCCTGCTCTGCTTCGGGGCGTTCTACCTGTCGTGGCGGATGCACAGCTTCCGGATCACCGGCGACGCGGTGGAGGTGCGCAGCGGCATCCTGTTCCGCACGCAGCGCAAGGCGCGGCTCGACCGCATCCAGGGCATCAACGTCGTCCGCCCGCTCATCGCCCGGATCTTCGGGGCGGCGAAGCTGGACATCTCGGTGGCGGGGCACGACGCGAACGTGCAGCTCGCCTACCTCGGGTCGTCGCTCGCGGACGGCCTGCGGGCCGACGTGCTGCGGTTGGCGTCGGGGGTCCGGGCCGCGGAGGCCGCCGAGGCGGAAGCCGCAGTCGCCGGAACCGGCGCCGATGGCGCGGGCCCGTCCCGCGCGGCCGCGGTGGGCGACCTCGTCGGCCGCCGGGTGAACGAGTTCCTCGCCCCGGAGCTCGACCCAAACGCGGCGCCCCCGGAGTCCGTGGTCAAGATCCCGCCGCTGCGGCTGCTCGGATCGCTGCTCCTCAGCGGCTTCACCGTGTTCGTCGTCGTGGTGGTCGCCATCCTGATCTGGGGAGCCTCGAGCGGCGCGTTCTGGCTGCTGATCGTCGTGTTGCCGGGACTGCTGGGCTCGGCGAGCTTCTACATCAACCGCTTCACCAAGTCGCTGCGCTACTCCATCGCGGGGACCGCGGACGGCGTCCGGGTCGGCTTCGGCCTGCTGAGCACGAGCAACGAGACGCTGCCGCCCGGGCGCATCCATGCCGTCGAGGTGCTTCAGCCCCTGCTCTGGCGGCCCTTCGGGTGGTGGCAGATCCGGATCGACACCGCAGGGCACTCGCGCGAGAAGGGCGCGGCCGGCCAGCCGAACACGACGATGCTGCCCGTCGGCGACGCGCGTGACGTCTCGCGCGTGCTCTCGCTCGTCCTTCCGGGCTTCGCCACCGACGAGCACCGCGGCCTCATCGAGGCGGGCATGTCCTCCCGGGGCCGCGACGAGTTCACGGGCAGCCCGCGTCGCGCGGCGTGGATCCGGCCGCTCTCCTGGCAGCGCACCGGCTTCCGGCTGGTCGACGACGCGATCCTGCTGCGGCGGGGCATCGTCTGGCGCAGCCTGGCGATCGTGCCGCTCGCGCGCCTGCAGAGCCTCGAACTCGAGCAGGGACCTCTGGATGCGGCGCTCGCGCTCGCGGGGGCCCGCTTCCACACCGTGTCCGGCCCGGTCCGCCCGCGGCTGGCCGCGATCGACGCACCCACCGGCGTCCGGCTGTTCGAGGAGGTCTCCGCCCGCGCGGTGGCGGCCTCCGCAGCCGACCGCAGCCACCGCTGGGGACGCACGACACCCGACCCGGCACCCCGCCCCGAGGAGACACCCTGA